The following DNA comes from Streptomyces sp. NBC_00273.
CCGAACCGGGCTTGATGATGACCTGGCCGCGCTCGACGTCCTCGCGCTTGATGCCACGGAGGAGCAGACCGACGTTCTCACCGGCCTGGCCCTCGTCGAGGAGCTTGCGGAACATCTCGATACCGGTGACCGTGGTGGTGGTCTTGGTCTCCTTGATACCGATGATGTCGACGGTCTCGTTGACCTTCAGGACACCACGCTCGATACGGCCGGTGACGACGGTACCGCGACCGGTGATCGTGAAGACGTCCTCGACGGGCATGAGGAACGGCTTCTCGGTGTCACGCGGCGGGGTCGGGATGGCCTCGTCGACGGCGGACATGAGGCCGAGGAGCTTCTCGCCCCACTCCTTGTCGCCCTCGAGCGCCTTCAGCGCGGAGACGCGGACGACCGGCAGGTCGTCGCCCGGGAACTCGTACTCGGAGAGGAGCTCACGGACCTCGAGCTCGACGAGCTCCAGGATCTCCTCGTCGTCCACCATGTCGGCCTTGTTCAGGGCGACGACGATGTAGGGGACGCCGACCTGGCGGGCCAGGAGCACGTGCTCCTTGGTCTGCGGCATCGGGCCGTCGGTGGCGGCGACCACGAGGATCGCGCCGTCCATCTGCGCGGCACCGGTGATCATGTTCTTGATGTAGTCAGCGTGACCCGGGCAGTCGACGTGGGCGTAGTGACGCGCCTCGGTCTGGTACTCGACGTGCGCGATCGAGATGGTGATACCGCGCTGGCGCTCCTCAGGAGCCTTGTCGATCTGGTCGAAGGCCGAGGCCTCGTTCAGGTCCGGGTACGCGTCGTGCAGCACCTTGGTAATGGCGGCCGTGAGGGTCGTCTTACCGTGGTCAATGTGACCGATGGTGCCGATGTTGACGTGCGGCTTAGTCCGCTCGAACTTCGCCTTCGCCACGGGGTCCTCCTGGAGAGTGGTTCTGTACGCCTTACAGATCGGCGCCAGGTGATCTTTGCTGGAAAGCCGGCCCCCCGGGGCAACGGATTGTGACTCCTGTTGCCCCAGAGGCTCCGGTGACAAGCCTAAAGCGTGTACTCGGAAGAGTTACTCGCCCTTGGCCTTCGCGATGATCTCCTCGGCGACGTTCCGGGGAACCTCGGCGTAGGAGTCGAACTGCATCGAGTAGCTGGCGCGACCCGAGGTCTTGCTGCGGAGGTCTCCGACGTAGCCGAACATCTCCGAAAGGGGCACGAGGCCCTTCACGACGCGAGCACCGTGACGCTCCTCCATGGCCTGGATCTGGCCACGACGGGAGTTGATGTCACCGATGACGTCACCCATGTAGTCCTCGGGCGTGGTGACCTCTACGGCCATCATCGGCTCGAGGAGCACGGGAGAAGCCTTGCGCGCGGCCTCCTTGAAGGCCTGCGAACCGGCGATCTTGAAGGCGAGCTCCGAGGAGTCGACCTCGTGGTAGCCACCGTCGAGAAGCGTGACGCGAACGCCCGTCATCTCGTAGCCGGCCAGGATGCCGAACTGCATGGCTTCCTGCGCACCGGCGTCGACCGAAGGGATGTACTCCTTCGGGACGCGTCCACCGGTGACCTTGTTCACGAACTCGTACGCCGGACCGTCGGTCTCGGTGATGGGCTCGATCGCGATCTGCACCTTGGCGAACTGACCGGTACCACCGGTCTGCTTCTTGTGCGTGTAGTCGTGACGCTCGACGGCCTTGCGGATCGTCTCGCGGTACGCGACCTGCGGCTTGCCGACGTTGGCCTCGACCTTGAACTCGCGCTTCATACGGTCGACCAGCACCTCGAGGTGCAGCTCGCCCATACCGCCGAGGATGGTCTGGCCCGTCTCCTCGTCCGAGTGAACGTGGAAGGAGGGGTCCTCCTCCGCGAGACGCTGGATGGCAACACCCAGCTTCTCCTGGTCACCCTTGGACTTGGGCTCGATGGCGACCTGGATGACCGGAGCCGGGAAGTCCATGGACTCCAGGATCACGGGCTGCTTGTCGTCACACAGCGTCTCACCGGTGGTGGTCTGCTTCAGGCCCATGACGGCGACGATGTCGCCGGCGCCCACCGCGTCGATCTCTTCACGCTTGTTGGCGTGCATGCGGTAGATCTTGCCGATGCGCTCCTTCTTGCCCTTGACGGAGTTCAGCACCGCAGTGCCGGCCTCCAGGCGGCCCGAGTAAACCCGGACGAAGGTGAGCTTGCCGAGGTGCGGGTCGCTCATGATCTTGAACGCGAGCGCGGCGAGGGGCTCCTCGTCGGACGGCTTGCGCTTCACGACGACCTCGGCGTCGCGGACGTCGTGGCCCTCGATGGCCTCGATGTCCAGCGGCGACGGCAGGTAGCGGACGACGGCGTCGAGCAGGGGCTGAACGCCCTTGTTCTTGAACGCCGTGCCACAGAACACCGCGGTGATCGTGGGCTCGCCCTTGCCCTTGCCGGAGTTCAGGATGATCCGACGGACGGCGGCGTGCAGCTGCTCGACGGTGGGCTCGTTGCCCTCCAGGAACAGCTCCATGATCTCGTCGTCGTTCTCGGCGACGGTCTCGACCAGCTTGCCGCGCCACTCTTCAGCAGCCTCGGTGTGCGTGGCCGGGATGTCGACGATGTCGTACATCTCGCCCTTGGTCGCCTCGGCGGACCAGACGAACGCCTTCATCGTGACGAGGTCGACGACACCCTGGAAGTCGGCCTCGGCACCGATGGGGAGCTGCATGACGATCGGAACCGCACCGAGGCGGTCCTTGATCATGTCGACGCAGCGGTGGAACTCGGCGCCGGTGCGGTCGAGCTTGTTGACGAAGCAGATGCGCGGCACGCCGTAGCGGTCCGCCTGACGCCAAACGGTCTCGGACTGCGGCTCGACGCCGGCCACACCGTCGAAGACGGTGACGGCGCCGTCGAGGACGCGGAGCGAACGCTCCACCTCGACGGTGAAGTCGACGTGACCCGGGGTGTCGATGATGTTGATCGTGTGGTCAACGTCTTCGAGGGGCCAGTGGCAGGTCGTCGCGGCAGACGTGATGGTGATACCACGCTCCTGCTCCTGCTCCATCCAGTCCATCGTGGCAGCGCCGTCGTGGACCTCACCGATCTTGTACGACACACCGGTGTAGAACAGGATGCGCTCGGTGGTGGTCGTCTTGCCCGCGTCGATGTGGGCCATGATCCCGATGTTGCGGACCTTGGCCAGGTCAAGCGAAGTGGTAGCCATAAGGCTTCGGTCTTCTCTCGGTCTCGATGTGGGGTGGGACTACCAGCGGTAGTGCGCGAAGGCCTTGTTGGACTCGGCCATCTTGTGCGTGTCCTCGCGCTTCTTGACGGCAGCGCCAAGACCGTTGGAGGCGTCGAGCAGCTCGTTCATGAGGCGCTCGGTCATGGTCTTCTCACGGCGGGCGCGGGAGTAACCCACGAGCCAGCGGAGGGCCAGGGTCGACTGGCGACCCGGCTTGACCTCGACGGGGACCTGGTAGGTCGCGCCACCGACACGGCGGGACTTGACCTCGAGGGACGGCTTGACGTTCTCCAGCGCGCGCTTCAGCGTGATGACCGGGTCGTTGCCGGTCTTCTCGCGGAGGCCTTCCATGGCGCCGTAAACGATGCGCTCGGCGGTGGAGCGCTTGCCGTTCAGGAGGATCTTGTTGATGAGCGACGTCACCAGAGGAGATGCGTAGACCGGGTCGATGATGACCGGGCGCTTCGGGGCGGGGCCCTTACGAGGCATTCTTACTTCTCCTTCTTGGCGCCGTAGCGGCTGCGGGCCTGCTTGCGGTTCTTGACAGCCTGGGTGTCAAGCGCACCGCGGATGATCTTGTAACGAACACCCGGCAGGTCCTTCACACGGCCACCACGCACGAGCACGATCGAGTGCTCCTGCAGGTTGTGTCCCTCACCCGGAATGTAAGCGGTGACCTCGATGCCGGAGGTCAGACGCACACGCGCGACCTTACGGAGCGCCGAGTTCGGCTTCTTCGGGGTGGTCGTGAACACACGCGTGCAGACGCCGCGACGCTGGGGCGAAGCCTCAAGCGCGGGGGTCTTTGTCTTCTCGACCTTGTCCTGCCGGCCCTTACGGACCAGCTGCTGGATCGTAGGCACTACTTCTCCGGTTTCTGTGTGCCGTGTAGTGAAACTAACCTGGAACTTCCCCGACCCACGCGGTCGGGTGTGTCGAACACTGCACGCTTTCACCGAAGTGAGTCGGGCGCAGATTGCGGTGTGGTCTTCTCGGCTCTCCGCGGGGTCTTGAGCACGCGCGGGAGCCCAGGGCACACCCCAGGCACAAGGTCAGAGCGTACCTACCTCACAGAGGTAGGTCAAAACAAATGCCCAGCACGAAATCCCGCCGCGCGCAAGCGGGGAGCGGCCCGATCGGCCCTGTGCCCTGTCCCCGCGCCCTAAACTGGCGGCTTGACCGGCGCGGGACGCCCGCGAGTCGATCAGCAGGGAGCAGGACATTGGGGACCGTGGCACCCGAACCGACCACAGTCGACGCCCGTCCCCAGGCCCCGCGCAGACCCGCCCCGCGCAGACCGGCCATCCGCCTGATCACCCGTTCCCGCGGTCCCCTGCTGGCCTTCCTGATCACCTCGGGCGCCTTCTGCGCCGCCTGGGTGGCGCGCGGCACCTTCCCCTTCGGCCACACCGGGCGGGCCCTGAACGACCAGGCCAACCAGTACGTGCCCTTCCACCGGGCGCTGTGGGACCTGGTCCACGGGCAGGCCGCCGGGGACGTCCTCTTCACCTGGCGCGGCGGCTTCGGACAACAGTTCCTCGCCGGCTACCACACCTACCTCGGCAACCCCTTCTCGTGGCTGGCCGTCGTCGTCCCCCGCGCCCACGTCGACCTCGCCGTCTTCGCGATCACCCCGATCACCATGGGCACCGCCGCCGCCGTGATGACGGTGTACCTCGGCAAGCTGCACCCCGGCCCCTGGTGGCAGCGGGGCGTGCTCGGAGCGACGTACGGCCTGTGCGGCTGGGCGCTGAGCGACGCCTCGTACATCCCCATGTGGCTCTGGGGCCTGGTCGCGCTCCCCGTGCTCGGCATCGCCGTCGAGTGGTGCCTGGAGGAGCGCCGCTGGCCGGGCGTGGCCCTGCTCGTCGCGCTCGCCTGGTTCGGGAACTTCTACACCGCGATGATGGCCACGATGGCCGCCTGCGTCCTGCTCGCCATCCGCATGATCACCCGCGACATGTCGGGCCGGGAGCGGCTGCGCGCACTGTGGCGGGCCGCGACGGCCACCGGGACCGGGATCCTGCTGACGCTGCCGCTGCTCCTGCCGTCGTTCCTGTCCAGCGGGGCCGCGCAGCCGACCAAGGCCGCCGCCTTCGACCCCGTACGGATCGAGGTGTTCCTCGCGGGCATGCTCCCGGCCACGCACCTGTGGGGCGGCCGCCCGCGGCTCTACGTCGCCTCGCTCGGGCTGATCCTGGCCGGCGCGTTCGTCCTCAACACCGCCGTCGCCCGGCGGACCCGCCTGGTGTGGGCGGCGGCGGCGCTGCTCGTGGTCGCCTCCTTCCAGTTCCCGCCCACGCAGTACCTGTGGCACGGCCTGGCGGTGCCGAACGGCAACCCGTACCGCGAGGCCTTCGTCTTCAGCGGGATGGTCGTGATCGTGGCCTGGCTGGCGCTGGCCAACCGGCCGCGCCCGCTGCACCTGGCCCTGGTGGCGGCCCTCCTGGTGGCGGCCACCTACGTGCTGCGGCGCACCGACGACTTCGGCGGCTGGACCTGGCCGGCCGTGCTCGGCGGTGGCGCGGTCTCCCTGCTGGCCCTGGTCCTGCTGCGGCTCGGCGAGAAGCGCCGGTACCTGATCCCGGTGGCCGCCGCCCTGATGATCGGCGTCGTGTTCGCCGAGTCCACGGTCGCCGCCGCGAACGCGGACGCCCGCCGGTCCCGCGAGCGCTGGGCCAAGCCCGTCACCACCTCGAACCGATCGATCGGCAACCACTTCGAGGCCGTCCGCGGTGTGGCGGACTGGCCCGCCTACCGGACCGACTCGGGCGCGCCCCAGAGCGCGTACAACGACGCCCTGGCGCTGCGCGCGGAAGGCCCGCAGTACTACAGCAGCTACCTCCCCGAGGCCACGTACAAGGCCCTGGAGCCCCTGGGATACGGCTTCAAGAACGACGGCCGGACCTTCTTCGGCGCCGACAACCCGGTGCTCGACGCGATCTTCTCGATCGGCGCGCGGGTCCGCCCGGGGACCGCCCCCGACACCTGGACGGCCTCGAAGTTCCCCGCGCCCCCGCTGGTCACCGTCCGCACCGCGCCGTACTCCTCCCCCCACCCGGCGGACAGCGTGTACGCCCACCAGGAGGCCGTCCTGGGCGCCACCGTCTACCAGGTCCCGCCGGTCACCCGCGGCGGGACCGACATCGAGCAGACGTACACGGCCCGGTGCACCCCCG
Coding sequences within:
- the tuf gene encoding elongation factor Tu — protein: MAKAKFERTKPHVNIGTIGHIDHGKTTLTAAITKVLHDAYPDLNEASAFDQIDKAPEERQRGITISIAHVEYQTEARHYAHVDCPGHADYIKNMITGAAQMDGAILVVAATDGPMPQTKEHVLLARQVGVPYIVVALNKADMVDDEEILELVELEVRELLSEYEFPGDDLPVVRVSALKALEGDKEWGEKLLGLMSAVDEAIPTPPRDTEKPFLMPVEDVFTITGRGTVVTGRIERGVLKVNETVDIIGIKETKTTTTVTGIEMFRKLLDEGQAGENVGLLLRGIKREDVERGQVIIKPGSVTPHTEFEAQAYILSKDEGGRHTPFFNNYRPQFYFRTTDVTGVVTLPAGTEMVMPGDNTEMTVALIQPVAMEEGLKFAIREGGRTVGAGQVTKITK
- the fusA gene encoding elongation factor G, with amino-acid sequence MATTSLDLAKVRNIGIMAHIDAGKTTTTERILFYTGVSYKIGEVHDGAATMDWMEQEQERGITITSAATTCHWPLEDVDHTINIIDTPGHVDFTVEVERSLRVLDGAVTVFDGVAGVEPQSETVWRQADRYGVPRICFVNKLDRTGAEFHRCVDMIKDRLGAVPIVMQLPIGAEADFQGVVDLVTMKAFVWSAEATKGEMYDIVDIPATHTEAAEEWRGKLVETVAENDDEIMELFLEGNEPTVEQLHAAVRRIILNSGKGKGEPTITAVFCGTAFKNKGVQPLLDAVVRYLPSPLDIEAIEGHDVRDAEVVVKRKPSDEEPLAALAFKIMSDPHLGKLTFVRVYSGRLEAGTAVLNSVKGKKERIGKIYRMHANKREEIDAVGAGDIVAVMGLKQTTTGETLCDDKQPVILESMDFPAPVIQVAIEPKSKGDQEKLGVAIQRLAEEDPSFHVHSDEETGQTILGGMGELHLEVLVDRMKREFKVEANVGKPQVAYRETIRKAVERHDYTHKKQTGGTGQFAKVQIAIEPITETDGPAYEFVNKVTGGRVPKEYIPSVDAGAQEAMQFGILAGYEMTGVRVTLLDGGYHEVDSSELAFKIAGSQAFKEAARKASPVLLEPMMAVEVTTPEDYMGDVIGDINSRRGQIQAMEERHGARVVKGLVPLSEMFGYVGDLRSKTSGRASYSMQFDSYAEVPRNVAEEIIAKAKGE
- the rpsG gene encoding 30S ribosomal protein S7, with translation MPRKGPAPKRPVIIDPVYASPLVTSLINKILLNGKRSTAERIVYGAMEGLREKTGNDPVITLKRALENVKPSLEVKSRRVGGATYQVPVEVKPGRQSTLALRWLVGYSRARREKTMTERLMNELLDASNGLGAAVKKREDTHKMAESNKAFAHYRW
- the rpsL gene encoding 30S ribosomal protein S12 encodes the protein MPTIQQLVRKGRQDKVEKTKTPALEASPQRRGVCTRVFTTTPKKPNSALRKVARVRLTSGIEVTAYIPGEGHNLQEHSIVLVRGGRVKDLPGVRYKIIRGALDTQAVKNRKQARSRYGAKKEK
- a CDS encoding YfhO family protein is translated as MAPEPTTVDARPQAPRRPAPRRPAIRLITRSRGPLLAFLITSGAFCAAWVARGTFPFGHTGRALNDQANQYVPFHRALWDLVHGQAAGDVLFTWRGGFGQQFLAGYHTYLGNPFSWLAVVVPRAHVDLAVFAITPITMGTAAAVMTVYLGKLHPGPWWQRGVLGATYGLCGWALSDASYIPMWLWGLVALPVLGIAVEWCLEERRWPGVALLVALAWFGNFYTAMMATMAACVLLAIRMITRDMSGRERLRALWRAATATGTGILLTLPLLLPSFLSSGAAQPTKAAAFDPVRIEVFLAGMLPATHLWGGRPRLYVASLGLILAGAFVLNTAVARRTRLVWAAAALLVVASFQFPPTQYLWHGLAVPNGNPYREAFVFSGMVVIVAWLALANRPRPLHLALVAALLVAATYVLRRTDDFGGWTWPAVLGGGAVSLLALVLLRLGEKRRYLIPVAAALMIGVVFAESTVAAANADARRSRERWAKPVTTSNRSIGNHFEAVRGVADWPAYRTDSGAPQSAYNDALALRAEGPQYYSSYLPEATYKALEPLGYGFKNDGRTFFGADNPVLDAIFSIGARVRPGTAPDTWTASKFPAPPLVTVRTAPYSSPHPADSVYAHQEAVLGATVYQVPPVTRGGTDIEQTYTARCTPGSEAYWYSPAVYGTVRTGGGPQQLLEDRRTGVTPLGTVPASGQVDVTVQTRTKGADAGAYPLGCLDRTALDAAVRHLTATGATAVRPGGHTIGATLPAPTGGTAVIATTAVPGWQCSAPLKPFHGLLAVDLPPGTTEVSCTFTPKGLAPGLAGAALSLLTLAAVHLTTLRRRRQRLYGGNPLVRERS